The Chloroflexota bacterium genomic sequence AGCCCTTCGATCTTGCCGTCCATGATTTCGGAGAGGTTGTGGAGCGTCACGTCCATGCGGTGGTCCGTCACCCGGTTCTGCGGGAAGTTATAGGTGCGTATCTTCTCGGAGCGGTCGCCGGTGCCCACTTGGGAGCGCCGCGCGCTGGAGATGGCCTGTTCCTGTTTCTGCGTCTCCATGTCCATCAGGCGCGCCTGCAGGACCTTCATCGCTTTGGTCTTGTTCTTCAGCTGGGATCGCTCGTCCTGGCAGGTGGCGACGATGCCCGAGGGCAGGTGAGTGATGCGCACCGCTGTGGCGACCTTTTGGACGTTCTGCCCGCCGTGGCCTCCCGCGTGAAAGATGTCTATCTTCAGGTCGGCCGGGTTGATGTGGATGTCCACCTCCTCCACTTCCGGCAGCACCGCCACTGTGGCCGTGGAGGTATGGATGCGCCCGCTGGCCTCCGTCTCCGGCACCCGCTGGACGCGGTGGACGCCGCTTTCGTGCTTCAGGCGGCTATAGGCCCCCTTGCCGCGCACCTCAAAGATGATTTCCTTGAAGCCGCCGGCCCCGGAATCACTGCTGTCCATCACTTCCGCCGCCCAGCCCTTCATGGCGGCGTAGCGCGTGTACATCCGGTAGAGGTCGGCGGCAAAGATGCCCGCCTCGTCGCCGCCCGTGCCTGCGCGTATCTCCACGATGACGTTCTTCTCATCGTTCGGGTCCACCGGCAGGACCGCCACTTGCAGGTCTGGCCCCAGCCGGTCCCGGCGCCTCTCCAGGCTGGCCAGCTCGTCCTTCGCCATCGCCAGCATCTCGGCGTCGCCGCCGGAGGCGACCATCGCCTTCGCCTCGGCGATCTCCTTCTCGATGCGCTTGTATTCGCGGTAGAGCGTCACCGCCCGCTCGAGGGAGGCGCGCTCCTTGGCAAGCCCTTGCACCTTCTGGAAATCGGTCACGATATCGGGCCTGCCCATCATTTCGGCAAGCTCGTCGTACCGGCGCTCCTGGGCCTTCAGTTTCGGCAGCAGTTTTTCGATCATATGCGTCTATCGTGAGAAAGCCCCCGTCGCGGGGGCTTGAGATAGAGAAAGTATACCCCACCTGGGCATAGAGCGGTTTCCAGAAGGGCGGGCCGCGACACATCAAGGCTCGTTATCAAGGCTCCTGGGCGGTTGACTCCCCTGCCGCTCCCTCGCTATGCTCCCACTTCCTCGGGCGATGGCGGCGCAACCATGGAGGGCAGCGGGATGCTGATGGAGAAGGACTTCTCGGTCTTCGATTGCGATGCCCATATCAACGAGCCGCACACCATCTGGTCCGACTACGTAGAGCCGGAGTACAGAGAGGCCGTCAAAGCCGCCTTCTGGAAGGACGAAGACTTCGCCTACCTGACCGCCGCCGCCGCCTCGCTCATCGCCACCTGCCGCTGGGAGCCATCCGCCATCCGCTTCACCGCCACCACGCCTTGCCGCACCTCGTCGTCGCCCAGGATGAGCGCATAGGCTGCGCCCACGCTCTCCGCATAGCGCATCTGCGCCTTCATGCTCTTTCCGCCCGGCGCCAGCACCGCCGTCACGCCCTGCTCCCGAAGGGAGGAGGCCAGCGATAGCGCGTGCGCCCTCGCCCCATCGCCAAGGTGCACCACCACGGCCGTGATGCCGCGCTGTCCCGGCACGGCGATGCCCTGCCGCTTCAGGTTCAGGATGATGCGCTCCATCCCTGTGGCGAATCCCACGGCGGGAGTAGGCTTGCCGCCCAGCTGCTCGATGAGCCCATCGTACCGTCCGCCGCCGCCGATGGTGCTCTGCGCCCCATCCTCCTGCGGCACGATCTCGAAGACCGTGTGCGTGTAATAGTCCAGGCCTCGCACCAGCCGATGGTCTATCGTGAACGGGATATGCAGCGTCTTGAGTGAGGCGGTCAGCTCGTTCCAGTGCCCCCGCGAAGAGTCCGAAAGAAAGTCCAGCGTGCGCGGCGCCTGCTCCGTATGCGGCCGGCACGTCTCCTTCTTGCAGTCCAGGAGCCGCAGCGGGTTCGTCTCCAAGCGGCGCTTACAATCGCCGCAGAGCTGCGCCGCCAGGGGTTCGTAGTACCTCTTGAGCGCGGCGATGTACGTGGGCCTATCGCTCCTGTCGCCGATGCTGTTCAAGACGACCGTCAGGTTCCTCAGCCCCAGCTTCGCGAAGAGCCGCCACGCCATCTCGATGATTTCCACATCCACCGCCGCCTCTTGGCTTCCGATCGCCTCCACGTTCACTTGATGGAACTGGCGATAGCGCCCGGCTTGCGGGCGGTCGTAGCGAAACATTTGCGCGTGGATGGAGTAGAGGCGCACCGGCTGGGGCAGGACGTGCATCCCGTGCTCGAGGTAGGCGCGGCAGACCGGGGCCGTCCCCTCCGGGCGCAACGTCAGATCGTCGTTCCCCCGGTCCTTGAAGCTGTACGTCTCCTTCTCAACGATGTCCGTCGCCTCGCCCACCGAGCGGTTGAAGAGCTTCGCATCCTCGAAGATCGGCGTCTCTATGCGCCCATAGCCGAATCGCTCGCACAGCTCCGCAGCCGTGGTCTCCACATAGCGCCAGTACGGCTGGTCGGCGGGCAGGATATCAGCGGTGCCGCGGGGAGACCTAAACAAAGGGAGCCCCCGACCGGACGGCCAGACACTCTTTGATGGCCTTGCGCACGTTCTTCCCCGCCTCCGCCCGAGTCTTCCCTTGGCTGAAGCACCCTGGGATGGAAGGACATTCGGCGATGAACATCCCGTCTTCGTCCTGGGATATCGTGATAGGCAACTTCATCTCTTCAGTCCAAATACGGCCTGCCGACTCAGTATACCTGTTCAAGGCACAAGCGTATCTTCTCTTCACCATCTATCTCAGTGCGTCTGTGGAATCTGTGGCGAAATCTCCCCATCCGTGGATGTATAATTCCCCTGGTATCGTCACCACGGCCAACCCATGGACTACCCACGCGCCCTCCAGTACGTCCTCTCCTTCGCCGATTACGAACGCGCCTCCACGTCGCGCGTGAAGTACCGCGACTTCAACCTGAAGCGCGTCCGGGAGATGCTTCGCCGCCTCGGCAACCCGCACCTGGTCTATCCCTCTGTCCACATCGCCGGGACCAAGGGTAAGGGCAGCACCGTCGCCATGGTCGCCTCCATCCTCACTACGGCGGGCTATAAGACGGGCCAGTACACCTCGCCGCACCTGCATACCGTCCGCGAGCGCATCGCCATGGACGGCGAGCCCATCTCCGAACGCGACTTCGCCCAGCGCGTCACCGAGGTCCGCCAGGTCGTAGACATGGTCAACGCCGATCCCGTCCTCGGCCCTGTCACCGTCTTCGAAGTCCTTACTGTTCTCGCCTTCCTCCACTTCCGCAGAGCAGGCGCACACATCGCCGTTGTCGAAGTCGGCCTCGGCGGCCGCCTGGACGCCACCAACGTCCTGACGCCCAGGCTATGCGCCATCACCAATATCAGCCTGGACCACACGGAGGTCCTCGGCGATACGCTGGCCAAGATCGCGGAGGAGAAGGCCGGCATCATCAAGCCCGGCGTCCCCGTCGTCGTCAGCGCCCAGCAGCCCGAAGCGCTGGAGGCCATCGTGCGCATAGCCCAGGCCAAAGGGGCGCCTCTGGTGAACGCCGGCCGCGATACGTCCATCGAACTGCTCTCCAAGGACATCACCGGCCAGGAGTTGTCCATCACCACCGTCAAGCAGACCTATCGCGTGCGCCTGCCCCTCCTTGGCGATTTCCAGCGCGAGAATGCCGCCGCCGCCATCGCCATCTGCGAGACCCTCGGTGGCCTCGGCGCCACCATCACCCCCGAGGCCATCGTCCGCGGCCTCTCGCGCGTCAAGTGGCCCGCGCGCGTGGAGGTCGTCGCCCAAGAACCGCTCGTCATCGTGGACGGCGCGCACAACCCCTACTCCATCGCCCGCCTCCGCGAAAGCCTTCAGCACGATTTCACCTACGCCAATGCCCACCTCATCTTCGGCGTCAACCGCACAAAGGACCTTGGCGGCATGGTTGCCGCGCTCAAAGGACTGCCGGGCGATGTCATTGCCACAGCATCCCAGCATCCCAAGGCGGTCCCCGCCCAGGAGGTCGCGCAAGCCCTGGCGAGCGGCGGCATCCTCGCCATCACCAAGCCGGATACGGCCGCCGCCCTCGCCTATGCGAAGAGCCGCTACCGCAAAGGCGACCTCATCATCGCCACCGGCTCCCTCTTCATCGCCGGAGAGGTACGCGAAGCTGTCCTCGGCATCATCCCGGACGCCTACCCCGCCTCCAGCCCCACTGCGATATAGTGGATGCATGCCTAAGCACCGTCCCCCCTCCCAGCGCGTCGTCATCACCGGCCTTGGCGCGCTCACCCCTATCGGCAACACCGTCGCCGACTATTGGAAATCCCTCGTCGAAGGCCGCTCCGGCATCGCCCACTTCACCCTTATCAATCCCGAAGGCTACCCCTGCACCTATGCCGGCGAAGTGAAGGGCTTCTCGCCGGAAAACGTCATCGAGCCAAAGGCCGCGCGCCGCATGGCCCGCTTCTCCCAGTTCGCCGTCGTCGCCGCCGCCCAAGCCATCGCCGATGCCAAGCTCGATATGACCAGGGAAGACCCCTTCAAGGTCGGCGTCCTCCTCGGCAACGGCAACGGCGGCTACCCGACTATCGAAGAGGGCGTCCGTACCCTCGTCGCCAAGGGCGGTATGCGCCTCAGCCCCTTCTTCTTCCCCATGACCCTGCCGAACATGGCCGCCTCCCAAGTGAGCCTTACCTATGGCCTCAAGGGCTACTCCTCCACCGTCGTCACGGCCTGCGCCGCGGGCAACCAGGCCATCGGCGAGGCGGCGGAGGTGATTCGCCGCGGCAACTGCGACGTCATGGTCACCGGCGGCGTCGAGGCAGGCATCAGTCTCCTGGGCCTGGGCGGCTTTGCCGTGATGAAGGCCCTCAGCACCGGCTTCAACGATGATCCCTCCAAGGCCAGCCGCCCTTTCGATGCCAAGCGCGACGGCTTTATCCCCGCCGAAGGCGCGGGCATCCTCATCATCGAAAGCCTGGAGCACGCCATGCGACGCGGCGCAACCATCCACGCCGAGATCCTGGGCTACGGCGCATCGGCCGACGCCTTCCACATCGTCGCGCCCGATGAAGACGGCGCAGGCGCCGCCAAGGCCATGGAGCGCGCCATCGAGGATGCGGGCCTCGCGCCGGAAGAGGTGGACTACATCAACGCCCACGGCACCTCAACGCCCCTCAACGACCTCACGGAGACCCTCGCCATCAAGCGGCTCTTCGGCAAGCGCGCTTTCCAGGTACCCATCAGTTCGTCGAAATCCATGATCGGCCATGGCCTGGGCGCCGCGGGCGGCATGGAGGCTGTGGCCTGTGTGAAGACCATCACGGAAGGCATCATCCATCCCACCATCAACCAGGAAGTCCCCGACCCCAAGTGCGACCTCGATTACGTCCCCAATATCGCCCGCAAAAAAGAGGTCCGGGTCGCCATCAAGAACAGCTTCGGCTTCGGCGGCCAGAACGCCTGTGTCGCCTTTGGCCGCTTCGAAGCGTAGGCCCGAGTTCCGGCCTATTGTGGTATCTTGCTTGGAGGAATGAGGCAGGAGGACGCGGATGGCTCAGGCACAAATGAAACCCCGCAGATCAAACCGCGAGCAGTTGCATCGCCTTGTGGATCTTCTTCCCCGGAAGAATCTTTCTACCGCTCGCCGCCTTTTAGAGGAACTGAAGTCAAAGGATGACCCGGTTCTTCGGGCCGTCCTCAATGCCCCCTTCGATGATGAGGAGCTTTCAGAAGAGGGGGAAGCGGCTATCGCTGAAGGCCTTGCTGATTACAAAGCTGGGCGTGTGGTTCCCCACGAAGAGGTTCGACGAAGAAGCACTCGTCGCCAATGATTTGGCGACTTACCTGGTCAATCCGCGCCAGGAAAGATCAGACACGCCTCGATGAGGAGACCCACCAGCGGGTTCTTCGGGCCTTGGAGCGTTTCTGCGAAATAGGCTACGGTGACGTCAAGCTCCTTCACGGGCGTGAGCGCATTTCTCGGTTGCGGGTGGGGGACTGGCGCGTCTTTTTTGTTTTAGATTCACAATCTGAAACATTGACCGTTCTTCGAGTCCTCCACCGCCGTGAGGCCTATCGCTAGCCTTCCCTTCTCGGCGGCCAGAACGCCTGTGTCGCCTTTAGCCGCTTCGAAGCCTAGTTTCTCCTGTTGTGGACTTTGACAAAAAGTTCACAATCCACTATATTTTCAGTTCATCTTTTATCAGGACGCCCAGAGGCGCGGCCCCAGGCGCGGAAGCCGGAGAGGCAACCGGCCCTCGCCCACAGCCCCGCTGCTGGACCTCCGCCCAGCGCTTGGACGGGCGAGCGTAGGACATGGCTACCAGGGACAACAAGGAAGCTCGGGACTTCGTTTTCCATACGGTCAAGGAAAACGATGTCAAATTCATTCGCCTCTGGTTCACCGATATCCTCGGGAACCTGAAGGGCTTCGCCATCACGGTGGAGGAGCTCCGGGAGGCCATGGAGCGCGGCAAGCTCTTCGATGGCGCCGCCATCGAAGGCTACGCCCGCCACGGCGAGAGCGATATGATCGCCATGCCCGATCCCACCACCTTCACCCTGCTCCCCTGGCGTCCCAAGCAGAACGCCGTCGCCAAGATGTTTTGCGATGTGCTGACCCCCGAGGGCAAGCCCTTTGAAGGCGACCCGCGCCAGGTCCTCAAGCGCAACCTCAAGCGCGCCAGCGATATGGGCTACACCTATTACACCGGCGTCGAGCTGGAGTACTTCTATTTCAAGGACAGCATCGGCGCGCAGATCGTGGACCAGGGCGGCTACTTCGACCAGATCGCCCAAGAGCTCGGCGGCGACCTCCGCCGCGAGACGGTGCTGACCCTGGAGCAGATGGGCATCTCCGTCGAATACAGCCACCACGAAGGCGCCCCCAGCCAGCACGAGATTGACCTTCGCTACGGCGACGCCCTCACCATCGCCGATAGCATCATCACCTTCAAAGCCGTCGTCAAAGAGCTCGCCACCAAGCAGGGCGTCTACGCCAGCTTCATGCCCAAGCCCATCTTCGGCGTCAATGGCAGCGGCATGCACTTCCAGCAGTCTCTCTTTAAGGACGAAGGGAACGCCTTCGCCACCAAGAAGGGCCAGCACCAGCTCTCGGATATCGCCCAAAAGTTCCTGGCGGGACAGCTGCGCCACGCCCCGGAAATCACCATCGCCACCAACCAGTGGGTCAACTCCTACAAACGCCTCGTCCCCGGCTTCGAGGCCCCCATCCACGTCACCTGGTCCCGGGGCCGCAACGACCTCGCCCGCATCCCGGCCCACCGCCCCGGCCGCGAAGACGCCACGCGCATCGAATACCGAGCGCCGGACGCCGCCTGCAACCCCTACCTCGCCCTCAGCGCCCTCCTGGCCGCCGGCCTGGAAGGCATCGAGAAGAGCGCCCCGCTCCCGCCTCCTATGGAGCAGGACGCGGCCTCCCTCACCGAGGCCGAGCGCGCCAAGCTCGGCATAAAGAGCCTGCCGCGCAGCCTCCGCGAGGCAATCGAGGCGGCGGAGCAGGGCGCGCTCCTCCGCAAGGCCCTCGGCGACCATACCTACGAAAGCTTTATCGAGAACAAGCGCCTGGAGTGGGAGCAGTATCGCACCCAGGTGCACGATTACGAGATCAAGCGGTACTTACCGGTCCTGTGACCGGAAGCAACCCGGTGGAGCACGGCATGGCTAGCGGCAAACAGGACATGAGCGGCACCCTCTATGACCCGCGCTATGAGCGGGACGCTTGCGGCGTCGGCTTCGTCGCCGATGTCACGGGCCACAGGAGCCACGGCATCCTGGAGAAGGCCGTCCAGTGCGTCTGCAACGTCACTCACCGCGGCGCCATCAGCGGCGATGGCAAGACCGGCGATGGCGCAGGCATCACCACCCAGGTGCCGCACAAGCTCATGCAGCGCGAGATCGCCAAGCTCGGCCACCGCGCCCCCGATGGCAAGGACATCGCCGTCGGCATGGTCTTCCTCCCCGGCAAGAATTCCGAGGCCGCCAAGAAGTCCCGGGAGATCATCGAAGCCGCCGTCAAAGAGCAGGGCATCCACAGCTTCGGCTGGCGCAAAGTCCCCACCGACCAGTCCGCCCTGGGCGTCATGGCCCGCGAAAGCGAGCCCGAGATCGAACAGCTCCTCATGGGCCGCCACGGCGGCTCCGAGGAGAAGTTCGGCCGCGCCCTCTACCTGGCCCGCCGCGTCGCCGAAAATCACGCAGCCGAGAGCGGCCTCAATGACCTCTATATCCCCTCGTTCTCTGATAAGACCGTCGTCTACAAGGCCCTCCTCGTCGCGCCCCAGCTCGCCCACTTCTACCGCGACCTTGAGGACAAGGACTTCGAGACGGCCCTCGCCCTCTACCACCAGCGCTACAGCACCAACACCTTCCCCAACTGGTACCTCGCCCAGCCCTTCCGCTACCTGGCCCACAACGGCGAGATCAACACCCTCCAGGGCAACACCAACTGGATGCGCGCCCGCGAGCCGGAGCTCCACTCCAAGGTCTGGGGCGGCGACCTCAAGAAGCTCCTCCCCATCATCTGGGAGGGCGGCAGCGACTCCGCGATGCTCGATAACGCCGCCGAGTTGCTGGCCCAGTCCGGCCGCGACCTCCTCCACACCATGATGATGCTCGTCCCCGAGCCCTGGGAGAATATGCCCCACATGGAACCCCTGTGGAAGGAGTTCTACGAATACCACGCCTCCATCACGGAGCCTTGGGACGGCCCAGCCGCCCTCGCCTTCATGGACGGCGTCGTCGCCGGCGCCTGCCTCGATCGGAACGGCCTCCGCCCCGCGCGCTTCAAGCTCACGGACGATAACATCGTCGTCATGGGCTCCGAGGTCGGCGTCGTGGACCTGGACGATGCCCGCGTCATCGAAAAGGGTCGCCTCGGCCCCGGCGAGATGATCGCCGTGGACACCGGCAGGAAGCGCATCCTCCGCAACCGGGAGATCAAGAACAAGTACGCCTCCCGCGAGTCCTACGGCAAGTGGGTGCAGAAGCATCAGTACCGCCTCGGGCACGTGGATGGCCCCGCCAAGCCGGAAAGCCCCAACGGCCACCTGGACGTCTTCCAGCGCCAGCGCCTTTTCGGCTACACCCTGGAGGATATGTCCTTCGTCATCAAGGCCATGGTGCTGGATGGCAAAGAGCCCGTCTTCTCCATGGGCGACGACACCCCCCTCGCCGTCCTCGCCTATAAGCCGCGCCTTCTCTACAGCTACTTCAAGCAGCGCTTCGCCCAGGTCACCAACCCGCCCATAGACCCCTTGCGGGAAGAGCTCGTTATGTCCCTTAACGCCTACCTGGGCCCGCGCCACAGCCTCCTGGAGGAGACCCCGGAGCACGCCCACCTCATCCACCTCTCCTCGCCCCTCCTCTCCAATGAAGAGCTGGCGGCGCTCAAGGGCCTCCACGATAAGACCTTCAAGCACGCCGATCTCACCTGCACCTTCCTCGCCGCCGCCGGGGCCGAGGGCCTTGAAAAGGCCCTGGCCGACCTCTGCGCCTCCGCCCTCCACGCCATCGAGCAGGGCGCTTCTCTCCTGGTCCTCACCGATCGCGGCGCCGATGCCGTCTCCGCCCCCATCCCCGCCCTCCTCGCCGTCGGCGCGGTGCACCAGCACCTCATCCGCTCCGGCAAGCGCATGCGCGCCAGCCTCATCGTCGAGTCCGCCGAGCCGCGCGACGTCCATCACTTCGCGGCCCTCTTGGGCTACGGCGCCAACGCCGTGAACCCCTATCTCGGCTTCGAGATCATCGGCGAGCTCATCGAGGCCGGCGAGATCCCGGATATGGACCACAAGACGGCCCAGAAGAACTTCCGGAAGGCGATAGACGGCGGCATCCTGAAGATCATGTCCAAGATGGGCATCTCCACCGTCACCAGCTACCAGGGCGCGCAGATCTTCGAAGCCATCGGCGTCTCGAGCGCCCTCATCGAGCGCTGCTTCACCGGCACCACCTCGGCCATCGGCGGCATCGGCATCAAGGAGATCGCGGAAGACGTCGTCGCCCGCCACGCCCACGCCTTCCAGCCCGCCACCGGCAAGAAGCTCGACGACTACGGCTACTATCGCTTCCGGAAGGACGGCGAAGAGCACCTCAATAGCCCCGTGATGGTCAAGCTCATGCACGCCGCCGTCACCTCGGGCCGCTACGAGGACTACAAGGCCTTCTCCAAGCTCGTGGACGGCCGCGAAGCCATGGCCATCCGTGACCTCCTGGACTTCAAGCCCGGCTCGCCCATCCCCCTGGACCAGGTGGAGCCGGTGGAGGCCATCGTCAAGCGCTTCGTCAGCAGCGCCATGTCCCTCGGCGCCCTCAGCCCGGAGGCCCACACGACGCTCTCCAAGGCTATGAACCTCATCGGCGCCAAGAGCAACACCGGCGAAGGCGGCGACGACCCCTCACGCTACTGGCCCGGCCCCACCGGCGAATCGGCCCGCAGCGCCATCAAGCAGGTCGCCTCAGGCCGCTTCGGCGTCACCGCGGAATACCTCGCCTCCGCCGATGAGCTGGAGATCAAGATGGCCCAGGGCTCCAAGCCCGGCGAAGGCGGCCAGCTCCCCGGCCACAAGGTGGTGGAGCACATCGCCAGGCTGCGCCACGCCGTCCCCGGCATCCAGCTCATCTCGCCGCCGCCGCACCACGATATCTACAGCATCGAAGACCTGGCCCAGCTCATCTACGATCTCAAGCAGGCCAACCCCCGCGCGCGCATCGCCGTTAAGCTCGTCTCCGAATCAGGCGTCGGCACCATCGCCGCCGGCGTCGCCAAGGGCTATGCCGATAACATCCTCATCAGCGGCGATACCGGCGGCACCGGCGCATCGCCCCTCAGCTCCATCAAGAACGCCGGCGTCCCCTGGGAGATCGGCCTCGCCGAGACCCAGCAGACCCTCGTCATGAACGACCTCCGGGGCCGCGTCCGCGTCAAGACGGACGGCGGCATCCGCACCGGCCGCGATGTCGTCATCGCCGCCATGCTCGGCGCGGAGGATATCGGCTTCGGCACCGGCGCCCTCATCGCCATCGGCTGCAAGATGGCCCGCCAGTGCCACCTCAACACCTGCCCCGTCGGCGTCGCCACCCAGAAGGAGGAGCTGCGGAAGAAGTTTTTCGGCACCCCCCAGATGGCCGCCAACTACTTCCGCTTCGTCGCCATGGAGGTCCGCGAGATCCTCGCCTCCCTCGGCTATCGCAGCCTCGATGAGGTCATCGGCCACACCGACCTCCTGCGCCAGCGCCAGGTGAAGAACCCCCGCGCCCACCTGGTTGATCTGAGCAAGCTGCTTGCAAATCCCGACCCCTCCAACACCAAGCCGCGCCGCTGCAACACGCCCCGCAACGAGCGCCCCGGCGATATGCCCCTGGACATCCAGATCGTCAAGGACGCCCGCGCCGCCATCGAAGGCCCCAATCCCGTGAAGCTGGACTACGCCATCCGGAACGTGAACCGCACCGTAGGCGCGCGGCTGGCCGGCGAGATCGCATACCGCCATCACACTTCAACCATGCCGCGCCACGTTGCCGAGGTCACCTTCCGGGGCAGCGCTGGCCAGAGCTTCGGCGCCTTCTGCGTCGGCGGTCTGCGACTCGTCCTGGAGGGCGAGGCCAACGACTACGTCGGCAAGGGGATGGCCGCCGGCGAGATCATCGTGCGCCCGCCCAAGAACGTCCGCTTCGCCCCCAGCGAGAACATCATCATGGGCAACACCGTCCTCTATGGCGCCACCGGGGGCTTCCTCTTCGCCGCGGGCCGCGCCGGGGAGCGCTTCGCCGTCCGCAACAGCGGCGCCACCGCCGTCGTCGAAGGCGCGGGCGACCACTGCTGCGAATACATGACCGCCGGGCTTGTCGTCGTCCTCGGCGAGACGGGGCGCAACTTCGGCGCAGGCATGACCAACGGCCAGGCCTACGTTCTGGACGAGGCCGACCAGTTCATCCACCGCTACAACCCGGAGCTCATCTCCCACGCCCGCGTCGCGGAGCCGGAGGACGTCAGCGTCCTGCGCTCCCTGATCCAGCGCCACCTCGATTACACCGGCAGCCCCAAGGCCCGCGACATCCTGGACAACTGGCAGCGTTACCTGCCCAAGTTCTGGAAGGTCACGCCCATCGCCACCAAGCTCTCCAAGGAGCGCGAGAAGGCCCCCGGCCCCGACCCGGACGCCGCCCCCGCCGCCAAGCGGTAGGGGAGCAGGTTCTACCCTGCAACGGAGTCACCCTCTCCTTTTGTCCCTCCTCCATCTTCGCTCCCGAGGACGGGAGCTAGGGAGAGGAGAGGAAGCGGAGGGGCAGAGGGAGCAGGTTCCACCCTGCAACGGAGTCACCCTCTCCTTTTATTCCTCTCCCATCTTCGCTCCCGAGGACGGGAGCTAGGGAGAGGAGGGGGAGACGGGGGTGCAGGGGGCGCTGGCCCATTTGGTGGGAGTCAGGGGCGCGTGCCCCGCGCCCCTACAGGTTGTCCATCTTGTTGCCTCCTGATGTTTTGTTCATTCCGTCGGCTCCTTTCTTGGTTCTGAATGACTGAGTGGCGCGATGTGTGCGCAGGCGGCCCTTCTTTTCGAGTCTCGTTCCGCGAACGGAACGCCAAGTCCAATGCCCGCCGGTGGGCTGCACGTTCACCCGGAGGTGAGCGTCCGCAGTTGTGCACAGCGACATCCGTCGGCCGTATGAACCTGGCGCGGTCGTCATCCTTTCGCCAAATTGTGCTCCGGAACAGCCAAGGGCCGCCTGCGTCTTTTCGACCACGGCAGTTCATGACCTGCCGCAATCGGGACAAAAAGAAAGGGAGACGTCCCGATGCGGGCGGAAGCCCGAGCGGGACGCCTCCCCGGCTCTCTGTCCTGGCGAAGGCGTGAGCGTAGCGATACGCTCACGAAACAATACTAAACGGAGTAGGAGAGAGTGTCAAGTACACGGCAGATTGAGAATCACGATGTCATCTGCTGATTGACATACAGCAACCGGTCAAGCAGTATTACGTTACTAGCAGTCAATTTCGTATAGCGCAAGCTGAGTTGCATCCATGCGCAGCCCTCTGACCACAAGAATTAACAGCAACCGAAGCCCAGAGTCTTCCGGCGGTTTTATATATCGGGGCCACGCTGAGGGCTCACGGGAGAAGGCATGCCGAAAGCCGCGCCTTCTGGATCTTTTTTGTTGCGCGGGTGGAGCTGGGGTAGGCTACAGTCAAGCCGGGTTTGAGGTTGTGGGTGTGGACATCGACTCGCAGCCCAATTATCCATTTGCTTTTCTGCAGGCTGATGCACTCTCTCTCGATCCTGTGTTGATTACTCAGTTCGATGCAATCCACGCCCCTCTCCTCCTTGTCAGTCGTACTCCGACCTTGCGAAGCGTAATCGCAACGGCGATAAATGGCCGCGTTTGATCGAATTGGTA encodes the following:
- a CDS encoding glutamine synthetase, with the translated sequence MATRDNKEARDFVFHTVKENDVKFIRLWFTDILGNLKGFAITVEELREAMERGKLFDGAAIEGYARHGESDMIAMPDPTTFTLLPWRPKQNAVAKMFCDVLTPEGKPFEGDPRQVLKRNLKRASDMGYTYYTGVELEYFYFKDSIGAQIVDQGGYFDQIAQELGGDLRRETVLTLEQMGISVEYSHHEGAPSQHEIDLRYGDALTIADSIITFKAVVKELATKQGVYASFMPKPIFGVNGSGMHFQQSLFKDEGNAFATKKGQHQLSDIAQKFLAGQLRHAPEITIATNQWVNSYKRLVPGFEAPIHVTWSRGRNDLARIPAHRPGREDATRIEYRAPDAACNPYLALSALLAAGLEGIEKSAPLPPPMEQDAASLTEAERAKLGIKSLPRSLREAIEAAEQGALLRKALGDHTYESFIENKRLEWEQYRTQVHDYEIKRYLPVL
- the gltB gene encoding glutamate synthase large subunit — encoded protein: MASGKQDMSGTLYDPRYERDACGVGFVADVTGHRSHGILEKAVQCVCNVTHRGAISGDGKTGDGAGITTQVPHKLMQREIAKLGHRAPDGKDIAVGMVFLPGKNSEAAKKSREIIEAAVKEQGIHSFGWRKVPTDQSALGVMARESEPEIEQLLMGRHGGSEEKFGRALYLARRVAENHAAESGLNDLYIPSFSDKTVVYKALLVAPQLAHFYRDLEDKDFETALALYHQRYSTNTFPNWYLAQPFRYLAHNGEINTLQGNTNWMRAREPELHSKVWGGDLKKLLPIIWEGGSDSAMLDNAAELLAQSGRDLLHTMMMLVPEPWENMPHMEPLWKEFYEYHASITEPWDGPAALAFMDGVVAGACLDRNGLRPARFKLTDDNIVVMGSEVGVVDLDDARVIEKGRLGPGEMIAVDTGRKRILRNREIKNKYASRESYGKWVQKHQYRLGHVDGPAKPESPNGHLDVFQRQRLFGYTLEDMSFVIKAMVLDGKEPVFSMGDDTPLAVLAYKPRLLYSYFKQRFAQVTNPPIDPLREELVMSLNAYLGPRHSLLEETPEHAHLIHLSSPLLSNEELAALKGLHDKTFKHADLTCTFLAAAGAEGLEKALADLCASALHAIEQGASLLVLTDRGADAVSAPIPALLAVGAVHQHLIRSGKRMRASLIVESAEPRDVHHFAALLGYGANAVNPYLGFEIIGELIEAGEIPDMDHKTAQKNFRKAIDGGILKIMSKMGISTVTSYQGAQIFEAIGVSSALIERCFTGTTSAIGGIGIKEIAEDVVARHAHAFQPATGKKLDDYGYYRFRKDGEEHLNSPVMVKLMHAAVTSGRYEDYKAFSKLVDGREAMAIRDLLDFKPGSPIPLDQVEPVEAIVKRFVSSAMSLGALSPEAHTTLSKAMNLIGAKSNTGEGGDDPSRYWPGPTGESARSAIKQVASGRFGVTAEYLASADELEIKMAQGSKPGEGGQLPGHKVVEHIARLRHAVPGIQLISPPPHHDIYSIEDLAQLIYDLKQANPRARIAVKLVSESGVGTIAAGVAKGYADNILISGDTGGTGASPLSSIKNAGVPWEIGLAETQQTLVMNDLRGRVRVKTDGGIRTGRDVVIAAMLGAEDIGFGTGALIAIGCKMARQCHLNTCPVGVATQKEELRKKFFGTPQMAANYFRFVAMEVREILASLGYRSLDEVIGHTDLLRQRQVKNPRAHLVDLSKLLANPDPSNTKPRRCNTPRNERPGDMPLDIQIVKDARAAIEGPNPVKLDYAIRNVNRTVGARLAGEIAYRHHTSTMPRHVAEVTFRGSAGQSFGAFCVGGLRLVLEGEANDYVGKGMAAGEIIVRPPKNVRFAPSENIIMGNTVLYGATGGFLFAAGRAGERFAVRNSGATAVVEGAGDHCCEYMTAGLVVVLGETGRNFGAGMTNGQAYVLDEADQFIHRYNPELISHARVAEPEDVSVLRSLIQRHLDYTGSPKARDILDNWQRYLPKFWKVTPIATKLSKEREKAPGPDPDAAPAAKR